In a single window of the Gossypium hirsutum isolate 1008001.06 chromosome D02, Gossypium_hirsutum_v2.1, whole genome shotgun sequence genome:
- the LOC107907842 gene encoding uncharacterized protein gives MPNLETSETIGTPTGKAESQTLTVGDDALPQAMIRALKRVVGTHSRSRWLGGVIGVASTIAEYWLEATEHIMTDLDCTSTQKLRDVVSLFRDEAYQWWLTVEQGVQLEQRERIFAVLVNKAKIVEEVKCTKRKWRDREKDQNKIKRDSSPSGSSQRLKKRMRFDRPLRADAPVVVTEIQLYLVLVTARALAPNYVRPPKEVQQPFRGCGTDRDGNRFGRGQRAPGRGAGQAEACQPALVYAARFLEESNDANVIAGTFFIHSVPYYALIDIGSTHSYIASVIFVNLGLTAQNTAREFSVISPLDCLIEYLVNLDYTTKRVTLKSNENDKVVMVGERRDYLSNLISTVVAEKLAPKVCEAYLAYVFDYIFTKHSVGDIRTVKEFPDVFLEELPRVPPDREIEFGIVLLPGTAPVSIAHYCMAPKELTELKA, from the exons ATGCCCAACCTGGAGACCAGTGAGACTATTGGTACTCCCACTGGTAAGGCGGAGTCCCAAACTTTGACGGTTGGGGACGACGCACTACCCCAAGCCATGATTCGAGCACTGAAGAGGGTCGTAGGGACCCATTCGAGATCGAGATGGCTAGG GGGCGTCATAGGAGTTGCTTCCACTATTGCTGAATATTGGCTCGAGGCCACTGAGCATATTATGACAGATCTTGACTGTACTTCTACTCAAAAATTGAGGGATGTTGTGTCCCTATTCCGGGAcgaagcttatcagtggtggttgacagtTGAGCAAGGTGTTCAACTTGAACAG AGGGAGCGAATTTTTGCTGTTCTAGTTAACAAAGCAAAAATAGTGGAAGAAGTGAAGTGCACTAAGCGTAAGTGGCGTGATCGTGAGAAGGATCAGAATAAGATTAAGAGGGATTCAAGTCCCTCTGGTTCTAGTCAGCGTCTTAAAAAGCGGATGAGATTTGATAGGCCCCTGAGGGCCGATGCACCAGTTGTAGTGACTGAGATTCAGCTGT ATCTAGTGTTAGTTACGGCACGGGCTTTGGCTCCAAATTATGTTCGGCCTCCAAAAGAGGTTCAGCAACCATTTAGAGGTTGTGGTACTGATAGGGATGGTAATAGATTTGGGAGAGGACAAAGAGCACCGGGTAGAGGTGCAGGTCAAGCTGAGGCTTGTCAGCCGGCACTAGTTTATGCAGCAAGATTCCTTGAGGAGAGTAATGATGCTAATGTCATTGCAGGTACCTTCTTTATTCATTCTGTTCCATATTATGCTCTCATTGATATTGGCTCTACTCATTCGTACATAGCTAGTGTTATTTTTGTAAATCTGGGTTTAACCGCTCAGAATACTGCTAGAGAGTTTTCTGTGATCAGTCCTTTGG ATTGTCTCATTGAGTATCTAGTCAATCTAGACTATACAACTAAGAGAGTTACTCTGAAATCGAATGAGAATGACAAGGTGGTCATGGTTGGTGAGCGACGGGATTACCTCTCTAATTTAATCTCCACTGTTGTAGCAGAAAAGTTAGCTCCAAAAGTGTGTGAGGCATACCTTGCTTACGTCTTcgattatatttttacaaaacatTCGGTGGGGGATATCCGTACTGTGAaggagtttccagatgtatttctagaGGAATTGCCAAGAGTACCTCCTGATAGAGAGATCGAGTTTGGAATTGTTCTATTACCAGGTACTGCTCCAGTATCCATTGCGCATTACTgcatggcaccgaaagagctgacCGAGTTAAAAGCGTAG
- the LOC107909573 gene encoding MLP-like protein 31 produces the protein MFAHKPHHVHHTCYGKIQGCDLHEGKWGKVGTIVHWSYVHDGEAKKAKEVVEAVDPDKNLITFRVIEGDLMEEYKSFVATILVSPKSEDSGSVVHWTLEYEKLHDGIADPETLLQLVQDISKDIDDHLIQAN, from the exons ATGTTCGCCCACAAACCACATCACGTGCACCATACTTGCTATGGCAAGATTCAAGGATGCGATCTACATGAAGGTAAATGGGGGAAAGTCGGTACCATTGTCCACTGGAGTTATGTGCACG ATGGAGAGGCTAAAAAGGCAAAGGAAGTAGTGGAAGCAGTAGACCCTGATAAGAATTTGATCACTTTCAGAGTGATCGAAGGAGATCTTATGGAAGAGTACAAGAGCTTTGTAGCCACGATTCTAGTTTCGCCCAAGAGCGAGGATAGTGGCAGCGTAGTGCACTGGACTTTGGAATACGAGAAGCTGCACGATGGGATTGCGGACCCCGAGACTCTACTGCAGTTGGTTCAAGATATCTCCAAAGACATTGACGACCACCTCATCCAAGCAAACTAA
- the LOC107909572 gene encoding uncharacterized protein: MALIDPTLPSNPYYFHPNENPALVLVSPALSRSNYHSWSRAMTMALLSKKKLKFVDGTIPVSIRTDPLYSAWERCNTMILGDGELNVKLNLKARAFSASAKEKLEAAGCSLTVLPGRKKWAKPSVAKNLAQAEEYFAKKRAASSSDYTSA, translated from the exons ATGGCACTCATTGATCCTACACTACCTTCCAATCCTTATTACTTTCATCCAAATGAAAATCCAGCCTTAGTTCTTGTTTCTCCTGCCTTATCAAGATCGAATTATCATTCTTGGTCTCGCGCAATGACAATGGCACTTTTATCCAAGAAGAAGCTTAAATTTGTTGATGGCACAATCCCAGTTTCGATCAGAACGGATCCTCTTTATTCAGCTTGGGAAAGGTGCAATACTATG ATTCTTGGTGACGGGGAGCTGAATGTAAAGCTGAACTTGAAGGCCCGTGCCTTTTCAGCATCTGCAAAGGAAAAGCTTGAGGCTGCCGGTTGCTCTCTCACCGTACTGCCTGGGCGCAAGAAGTGGGCTAAGCCTTCAGTTGCAAAGAACCTTGCTCAAGCTGAGGAATACTTTGCCAAGAAGAGGGCTGCATCATCATCCGACTACACTTCTGCATGA